The genomic interval TTATTTGCATCAGGCGTTGGATACGACAAACGGTGATTTGCAATGCTGATTACAACTTGCAAATCTTATCCGATCATGTCATTTCTCCTTTGATAAAAATTTCATTATCTATACCATTTGCATTGCATATAATGCATTATGCATTGCAGACAAGATAATTTGGACGCCCTGGTGCCTTTTTTGTTATACATGATCGAGAATCTCATTattagtccttttcattgcgcggaggtagcgccctctgcctcACCTAGTGGGAACGAGAGAACTAGTGCGGACAAACGAACACAGAAACGAGAGAAAACGCCCCTAGATGCCAGAATTTATAAagagattattaaatgaacaattcattgCCCAAGTACAGTCTTGACAAAGGAAAGTAGATTGTTCAaaaggtgaggtcgaatccaaaggcgtttttctcttatgtaAACtctaaagaaaaatgaaacactctgttgggcctttcttttgaggtcaatggggaagccatagacaatgtagagactatggccaacatacttggagatcagttctctagtgtgttttcaactccactgagttaggagcaacagtccattgctctattgatgagtttgttgagattggcaaggcttgtcaagatggggtttagatgatcttatagtcacagatcaagattctttagaggccatcaggacTTGAGAATCTAGAGCTCCCCTGCCCTGAgggggtgacatctcagtttctgatgagatgctcacaggttcttgctcctgttttctcgtacttgatgcgttgcatcttggaccagggcaagttcccctcttctctgacgGTAGCTCATgtggtccaattttcaaaggggaagataagtcactcccagtaactacaggccgatttctctcacttcgaatattgcgaaggtgtttgagaagatcataagTTCAAACTTTGTgaattcttgatatccatgaagtccgtCCTCCTAGACAGCATGGTTCCGAGCAAATTTTAGCACGGCtatccaactgattgagcataaagagcaggttattgagggactggagagccacgaatcagtcgatgtagtttatctcgactttgccaggctttgacaaggtagatcatggccttttagttaacaggctccatgtcattgggatccaaggcaagtttctcaattggctaagaagtttcatctgtggtaggaaacaattgttaggttgagggatcccttagtgacatacatgatgtcaagtcgggcgtccctcagggctccatttgggtctctccttttcatcatcttcattgctccgcttcggaagcttggtagtagtaatgtcagtatctcttcttttgctgatgatacaaaattggcatttggtagaaatggtcagaactctggttgtctgttagagttctagaccaaatctactcctgaGTTGCTGCGAGTagcatggccttgaatggaatgaaaattctgctcaatgacctttgggtcgacgccattagaaactccactattagatgatgaaggtaaggacattgagcaggtctcatccatgaaggatttaggtgtagtccttcaaaatgataaaagttcgatgagcatatccagttgaagttggtaaggcttttcaaagatgtggttggatatatcgcacgtttaagtccagagatagtgtcacgatgctaactctgtacaagttgatttttcagccgcatcttgaatatgcctctcccatttgggctccaattagttcagcagtttgcaaaagcttgagcaggtccaaagatgttttactaggaacattgaggatatgagagagctctcgtactgggcgaggttagaaaggtcgggattgtacagtattcagagaaggtacgaaaggtatctgatattgtacgttttcaaaagcattcatgagctttgtcccaacccggatttagggtcaattctagtgaccgtagaggcttaatgtgcgttttagaagcaccttcaagcctcgagaatccaggctagttaaaacaatgaagttccaAGGCTGGCTTNNNNNNNNNNNNNNNNNNNNNNNNNNNNNNNNNNNNNNNNNNNNNNNNNNNAAATGCCTTTTTACAcctttttggcgttttttggTGCTAACTGCACAAAAGTGGGTTGGtatttgttgctttttgaCTGCCATAACCATTTTGCATTGGCTTTTGTCTTAAATTGCTCAAAGAATGAGTTCTCAAGGTGGCTGTAAGTGTGAGAAGCAtttgttgaaaacaaaaattcgACCTGtcctgatgaaaaaaaatatgggaTCTGAAATCCttgttgatttcaattttttgctcAAGCAAAACTCAAAGATTACTTGCCAAATCTAATGGAAAAAACAAAGCACCGCATAAAAAAGGTATTTCtagttttctttcatgcatTAAGAAACTAACAGATTATCCAAATTTAGTGGATTCCAATTTCACTCTGACTTTGAAAAATAGCTATTATGGTGTTCAAAAAACTTCCATTAGGCTCAATTGAAAGCTTTGGGGATGCTTTTGTGTTAtgatttcttttgttccaaaattggtcAAATGAAGATAAATGAAATACAACCAATAGGGCAAATATTCCTAAAATaacaaaacttgtccaaataaTCGAGAGGATGTGTGCTTTAAAATTGAATGCAAGAAGATCCATTTCACCGTTTAGTAATTGTTTTCGATTGCTGAAGTTATGAGTAAATAACACAAAACTTATGTTCGaaaacaagaatttgaatttttttaagttgaaatgcttccctttttttgaaaaagattaaaaaattgaatagaCACACGAAAGGAAGATTTCTTGCTGACCAATTACTTGACAACTTTTGCTCTGAATGAGGTATTTTAGTCCAATCTTATCCAGCTGAGGAGATGAAAAATACAAGGCAATTCAAATCTAGCAAGGTTTAAAGGCACAAAGGTCTTCAAAGtcgctaaaaaaaaaagattcagcTCTGATCTTCCGTATTCAAAATACAATGCAAAAATGCCCATTCCAAATGTTTCGGCATAGGCGAATTTCTTCCCAAGACTTAGACTTGCTTACTGAGCGAAAGCTTTTAAGAAAACAAcgattttttatattttttttttNNNNNNNNNNNNNNNNNNNNNNNNNNNNNNNNNNNNNNNNNNNNNNNNNNNCAGCAGGACCACAAACACGCCTCCCACGTTGGCCAAAGTCAGCTCGTTGGCCTTATTCACGCGGTCTTCGTCCTTCTGAAAGTTAAAATGGAGTAAaatgaggttgcgtgagtctCAAATCCCAAAAAACCGACGTTTGTTTCTGGCGCTTTTCTCTTTGACTTACAGCACATTGCCCTCCTCCCCGTTTCTCTTTCCACCAACGAGTTTTTAACACGTGCAACCGTCCAGCTTCTTGAAGTTTCAGGATGGCACTACTTATGGGGGCCGATAAGGCGAACCCGGAGGAAGTGCAATCCCGTAGCCTTTGGAATCGAGGAGTCCGCCGATTTGCGTGGTGTCACATTCTCTCTCCACCACATATTCGATGGTGGTGGATTCCATCAAGAACGCATACAATCCATTTCCCTTTTTAACTCGCTCTATACCCTCAGTATTGCCTTTAGTGAATACTGTGGGCTTGGTGGATTCCATAAAAGACCACATGCGTTGATAGGTAGGAATTTTGAATCCTGCGGCAGAAAGAAAACCTTCCTTCTTGATAACACTCGAATCTGAGTAAGGGTAAGCTTTGGGTGCTGCATAAAACGAATTTAGTATTTCACATTTCTCGGGAGTCTCTCTTATCGTGCTCAGTTTCTACTGGCACTTTGTGCTCTCAACGTACCCGAAAGAAAGCCCCAGTTGATCCTGACTCTACGCTTCCgtatttgattttggtttgtttggccAGGTCCTCGGCTGATTCGATTGAGACTCCATGCGTTCCACCGTGAGAAAAGCCGCCAAATTGGCAGTATAGGACGAGATCATGATGAGCGTGAAAAACCACCACATCCCAGCCACCATTCGCGTTGAAATTGCCCTACGTTGAGAAAATGCAATTCAggaaaatgagccaaaactTTCGATTGACTGTGGATTCCAGCAATAAGAGAATCCTTCTGGTTTGGTTTCGACAGCTTGCCGGTCATAACTTTCCTTGTTCGACTTACTTGGGCGAAAGATCACTGCCTTGTTGCATGAGTGAGCCAATCGTGAACCACATGGAGTTGACAAGACTGAATTCGTTGACTAGAACTTCGGGCTCTTTCGGCACATGGATGAGGATTGTCCCATTCATATGGGCTAAACCTGGAATCGACGAGCTCAAATCATGAATGAGTGCGTCGTAGACCTAGGAATTGGTTCTTTTGTCTGAATCGGAGTTCAAATGATCCAATAATCCGATAGATATCCATGCGTATGCAGGGATGGGAATGGCCTGCCTGATTGCCGTTTTTGAGTTCATCTGGAAGTCTCGACGCCTCACTCGACAAAGCAATAGCGTAAGCCATGCCCGACTCTTGGGCAAATCCGTCCTCAAGAATGGCAGCCCAAATGGGGCGGACAGCTCACAGGCACAGCAAGATCCCCCGTTTATGTCCACCCTCACACGTAAATCCCCCGCACAACCTTCGTCTCACGCGGCCACCTACTCCATGGGGCCGTTCCAGGCCAATCCCCCCTTGTAATAAACGAGAACCAAAGACCCACCACCGACCCGCCAACAGATCATTAACaaacaatcaaacaaaaaaatatactCCCTGTTGTTGATTAAGAGaaacaatcaaccaaccagccaaccaaccaaccaacaaatcaatcaatcaatcaatcaaacatTCAAAGGCGTTGTGGGGATGCTAACTCGGGCGCTAGTCTTCAAGGATGGTATCTGCAAAGAATATAGAGTCTAAACTGCAACATTATTTGGGCATGTTGGAATCAAGCTGCTTGTGTTCGTTTGCGCCTTTCTTGCCTTCATCCTGTCGTAAAGTGACAACAGTTAGTGCATCACGGAAAAATGTTCAACATTGTTCATGCAATCAAATtttcttattcatttttgacatttttttttatttatattcaGTCAATTTCCTTGAGAGTACAAGTTTGGCCAACCCTCATGGAGCGCAcatgtttcaattttaaaaagcTATAGGAAAACTTTAGAACCAATTATATTTCTTTAACACAAATGACAATGCCGAATGTGCATTTGTGGAAACAAAGGAGAAAATTCTCGTTTTGTTGAGGGATCATATTGAATTTAGAAAGAAGCTTGTTATAAATATCAAACATGTACCAAATAAATGAACAACTCGCTTTGATAATCGTTTTGCGTTTAATGTCACACGCATGTCAATCGCAAGAAAGCAAGGAGTTAAGCAAGTCTTGAAAATTGAGGAAGCCATCTCTTTTTCTAAAATGAGTTTCAAAGCTGAAATTAACTTTTTTCTCAACGTCCGAGATGGGGCCTCACCAATCCCAAAATGTATAAATTCTAAAATAAATGATCTGAATATTTGGGCAAAAGATTGGAGTCAGTCCCCTTAGAAAATTCCTTGATCTCACGATCTGAACTTGGAGAAGTTGTCAATATCAAATGTCGACACAAACAGAATCTACTCTCACAATAAGGCAACAAGACACAACTACAGTGCTTTTTGAATCTGTTCTAGTTGATGTTGCCATACTGTTGCTGGCAATTGCTTCACGTGTACTATAAATGtagcgatatttttttttgagcggTGGGCGTGCATGCGTGGAATGTTTGTTTGTCTTGTGCTTACGCCGCACGATCCCCTCAGATCTTTCTCGATCTTGACTGCCTTCACTGGTATAATCGAGCTCTTCTTCACTCTATCACGGgatccatttttcttttcaggctgGTTTGTGGCGAGAAATGGCCAAAGAAGCCCATTCCAATTTCTCCTCCAATGGAATCAAGCACAACGTCGCCCAAGCCTCTCACAGGCAGATCAACAATGATATTCAAAAAAGATCCAACACTTCCCCGCCATCGACACAAAAACATGTCGCTCCAGGCAAATCCAATCGAGAAACTCACACGGGTCCTTGCGGTTCTCAAGGCTCGGCCACGTGCTTTGTCCCATCGGAGCCGAATCTCTCTCGAAGCGTCGACTCCAAACTCAAAAAACCGCATTCAAGCTCGGCGGCTCCCTCACCAATCAGGAATGGCTCGAATTTTCAAActgttcaaatttcaagtagcAATAACTTAAATCCTAATGAGGACGCTCTGAGGAGTGGGCACACCCACGAAGAAGCTGCCCCCTTCTGTACATATCATCGTCAAGTGGAACAGAATCGTTACTTTCATGAGCAACGCCATCACAACACCAAGAACCACGACAATGACtatgacgacgacaacgacgaagACAGCGACCAATTTCAGCAAAACCATTCCTTGTACGAGGAACATCGACGAGGAGGCCAGCCGCTCAATTTGATGGTTTGGGAGTGATCAAGTTTCCTCATCATTGTCACCGTTGTACTCTCCTGTCTCATGTTGGTCTAAATCCTTTTGATACTACCAATACAAACAACACCTCTGTAATCAACGTGATTTTAATTAATGCTGAGGAAGAATATAAGAATGCACAAACAGGCGCTTTATCACGTGGGTACGGGTGACTCAGACTTAGGTGCTAATGAGCCATGAACAAATATTGCTCGATTGGGggcaaattggcaaaaactcGTCGACAATAGCAAAATAAGGCATTAAATCTTCCGAAAACGCTGTGCTCTTTGATATTTACCGGCTTTTTTCCTAATCCCTCACAACAGATATCAATTCAATGGTGGGCATCTTGAACCACTAAGTTACTGTTGATATCTCAAATCAGTGATTTTAGCACTGGACTTCATTTAGCGTGAAATATGTGACCAAACGTTCATTGCTAATGGCCAATTCCTAATTTATCAAAAAGCATNNNNNNNNNNNNNNNNNNNNNNNNNNNNNNNNNNNNNNNNNNNNNNNNNNNGGAGTCTCCAAAATTGAGTCTTGATGTGCCACAGTAGCACGGTTCCATTCCCAATCATCGCCTTGCCACAATGACTTATTGTGCCTCAAATATATTGCCAGTGTTCACCTCAGTTCTTTACCTCACAGGTAAGACCAGCCAGCTACTACTGTATGCACACTGAACTAAAGCCAGTGTTTGTTGTTTTGGATCAGAGAAGATTAAAACCCATCTTTCGTTTTCCTTACCAGGAACTGGTGGCCTCACCTTGGCGTCTGGATCAAGTTCCAGTCTTCAATTGAGACAAGAGCGAACTTGCTCCGGGAACGATGCCTTGACCATCTTAAATACCATCCCATCCTGTCAGCCGCGCGATACCATCGTTGAACTGCCTCAAATAAAAGACCCAGACTTGTACCAGGTTCGAGAAGAGGGGAGAACATTTTAGAACAGACAAAAAGAAGACCATTTCTTTTATTACTTTGCCGGCACGTGTGGTTTTCTCAAAGTTTATTATCGTTTACGTTGCTGCACAGGATTCAGAATTCTGAGGCAGGCGgaagttttcaatttctcccTGCGAGTTCGCAATATGTGTCCCAATGTGGTTGCCCTTTTTTGGTGGGAGGCTGCGTGGGTGCTGGCTGGTGACAATTCAGTTCTTCTATTCGACTAGCGTATTTTTGCAACCAAATATGAAACTTTGTCAAACTCATTCCAAGAAAGTTTCTACTCCTTCCTCTCCGTcagtcattcattttgacaccACCATGAATACTTCTGGGTTTACAAATCTACGTCTTAAAAGAGCGTCAAACTTTTGACCATGGGAATTTATCATGTGTCcttgaaaagaattgaaatttgaaatggattttcCCAGTTTCGCAATCTCACTCAACCTACGTTTAGAAAAGCTGTTTTGCTCGTAAAATAGAAGCAAAAAAGGCGCTTGAAATTGCCACTTGGCTCGACCTTTCTTTACGCAAAAGCAGCCTGGTCAAATACAGTGGTGCACCTCCAATAAGACGGCCATTAATGTTTGTATTTTGATGCATTTCTGTGTGCACATACTCTAAAAGATGGGCTGTCCTTTTGAAGGTGATCGATCCGCTAACAAGGAACGGACTATAATagaaacaaaaagagagcCATGTTTATATAGAAGCTATGGAAGCCTCACTTACCCACTAttgttttctttgtcattCTTTTGGTAGCTAGATAGTGATAAACTTCCGCTTCCCTGGTTTCATGTTTACAAAAGACAAGTTTAGTTTTCCATTCCCTGCCGAACTCCAAGAAGCACGCCTTTATGTATTCGAGATTACTTTGAAGGACTTCACCAAGTTGTTGCCgtgtttgatttgattcaagtcGATCGTTTTTTTCCAACTTATGTCAGGTTCTCCCAGAGGTGATTCGTTTGTCTCAATGCACCGGCTCGTGCCATCGTGGAAACCAATACCACACATGTgttccaactcaaactcgAACATTGGAACGAAAGGTCAGACTAAGGTGAACAAGTTATTGTGCCTCCATCCCGAAAATACAATCCTCGTACATTGGAACGTTCCCAGGTTATGGTTCAGCGCCTCAATAGTTCGGGACACGTTTATTCCACGTGTGCAATGGTAAACCTTGAGGAGCACTTGGCTTGTGGCTGCGGTTGCGGAATCTCGCCCAAAAACTGTCGAAGTAATCAGGTGAATGGAATTGGCCTCTTCCTTAGATTTGACTACATATTAGGAAGGACCCACCCGTTCTACGGAATGGCACTTTCCAAGGAATGCCGATATTGGGTCGATCGGTCCCGAGAAATAAGAAAACCACACGGACCAAACGGCCTCACTTGAAATGCTGTTCCTTGGACCACCGTGATGATGGTACCAGATTTGTGTATTAATGATGGCTTCTTTTCCCCGGACAGTATTTCAATTCCAATCTGTGTCGTTGTGACTGTCAAGACCGATTGGAACATGCCAATTGCATTCTGAACGACGCTGGGCAAGGTCTGAAAATGTGGGACCCTCAAAACTGTCGGTGTCGTTGCGCCCAGTCTTTCCGAGAATGCTCCACTGGGTACATTTATGACCAACTGAACACCTGCAGGTAAGTCATAAGAGCGAACGGCGAAGTACCAAGGTTCGTGCATCGTATTGCAAGATGTATATTTAGGTGTACTGGGTAGCTCTATGTAAAACCAACTTCTGCTTGGAGTTTGAGAACGAGGAAACAAGTAGACTACGAAGCTTAGAACCCATCCAATTTTGGGGGCCTTTCTTGTTCCAGGTGCATTCCAGAGCTTCGTCCAGCCAATACGGTGCCATTGGTGGCCTTGTTGGTGGCTCTTATTGGCACCAGCACATGCTTGCTAGTGGTGTTTATAAATTATCGAAAAACGAAGAGAGTCCTTGTCCAATTTCATCTCGATAAAAACCGATCTCAGCAAGAGAAAGACACCACCGccgccatcaccaccaccaccaccacgggCGGCGGTGGCCACTCTCGACTTTCTCAgacaggaggaggaggtggttaCCACCACCCCAAAGTCGTCAATATCAATACCAAGGACAATGCCAGTCTTGGACATCCGATTCAAGACAAtacaacgacaacgacgacgacggcggcTACATCATCAATAATACCAACAACACccacagcaacagcaacagcaccCATACCAGCGATGTCGTTGGACTTGATGGATTCTGACGAAAACAATCACGAGCATTTGCTTTCAAGAGCTTTACACCCATAAATTGGGAACATAAATGATGCGATacagcaaaaacaaaatgtcaaTTGAGCGTATTCAAGGCAATCaacttttcaaccaacaaattGTGGACCTTGCTGGGGCAGAATGGCGAACATTTTGTCCCTAGTTCCCTTCAGaacatttgccaaaaacagagcttgcttcaaaaaagtgccGTAAAGTCATTTACGGTCTTGGGGCAACACTGACCCGATGTAAATATACTTGTTATATATGTTAAATGATCGAACACTTTTTGACAAGCAacacaatcattttttatcatttgctGTTTGTATTGTGTTTGAGCAATTCGGGAATAAGATATAGAATATTTAAAAAGTACATATCCAGCCACtttgttattttatttttttgccttgcgCTGGTTTAGTTCCGAATCAACGTACGATGTGAACGTTTCTATCGCACAAGTCTGCAACGTAGCAATAAAAACACACTTGAAGTTAAGATTGGTTAACAAACAAAGATTTTGAGTtgaaacaagaagaaggaaaatgaaCTTTCTCAAAGTTGCTTATTGGTCCTCTAATGCTCAATAATTTCCTTTGATCTTTCAACGTGAACGAGAGATTGGATCCGAAGCACAACCAATCAATTCATTCGAGTTAACTCAAAATGGATATTGTGGTATGCTAGTTCCNNNNNNNNNNNNNNNNNNNNNNNNNNNNNNNNNNNNAGTTAACTCAAAATGGATATTGTGGTATGCTAGTTCCCACTGTGAGGAGCTTTGTCTTGGCGGCCCTCTCATTGAACGTACGTAAATTTTGATGTACAGATGAAAAACACCTTTCATGTTTAGAATCATGTTAAGGTTAGGTCACaagaggaaatgaaaattaatttaGTTTAACCCATCCAAACCAATTCAATTAgtaaaaatcattaaaaacattgaattcGAAGAGTGTCACTTAATTTTCGGCaatggaaaatttgatgaatatTTCATAGTATCAACGAACAACGCACAACCCTTTTAAAGCTCACTCTGCGTCGTTTTGAGAGGTGCTGGCTAACCTGAAGTTTAAAGCAGCGAGAGGCGAGAGGGGCGTAAGGTATTTTCGGCAGGTCCGTTAATACCTTTTTTCTTAATACCTGAAATCCGACAAACATCACAAGTCATTGGCACTAGAATCGACTAGAAGTGCTGTATTATCTAAGTAGGATCTATTTCATTGCTCTCAGACCAGGAATGCCACCAACATTTCGGGATAATACCTTTAACTCAGGCGTGTCGAAAGGACATCCCGTCGTCCAGGAGAAAGCCGCGTTTTCACCGTAGATACTCGTACCTTCTGAGGACGGACTTTTGCTACAAATTTCGAAGGAAGACCGACCACCGAGGAAAATAGAAGGGATTCCCTACACAAAAGTGCGTAGTGCCAATAGCAAAGTGAATGGCGAGTTGGGCCGTAGTTCTTGTCGCTTATTGGCCCCTCATTTGCCGAACGGTCGTGTGAATTTATCGATTGTTCGTGCATTTCACACAAGACATGCAAGTCATTTGTGTATGTAGTTAGGCGTATTGTCCTCATTTCTTTCGTCCCACGGCCATGAGTTATGTACAAGAGGAACTTATCCAGTATTGATCTATTAGCTGGGGATCCCTTACACGAATTATCGAATCCCAACAAGCACTCGACGAATCTAATGAGGGAGAGGTCCTTGTCCATTGAGTCGTTGAGAAGTGCGCCATACTCGCAGCATCCGTTTGCAGTGCCCGGTGATAAAAGTGATCGCCGCTCGCCAGATCCTGGACGGGCGGGTTTTCTACCCAAAGTGGCCCATGCCCAAAACAATGAACGTTTCCGTTCGAGTTCCCTCTCACCCGCCACCATGGGTCGAAGATCATCGAGAAAGGGCTCGGGGACATCCGCATACACAATATCCCGGAACTCCACGGGCTCGGCGATCGCTTTCCCGACGTTGAAGTCTGCCCAGCTGATAAGTCCTATTTCCACCCCACGCCCCGTGTCAGAGAACCGCATTCCTGGAATGGTTGAGGCCTACGACAAGATCATTGCCTACACTGTCCGAACATATGTTCATCTATCTGGTTCCATTTGTCCACTTGTCTTGGAACAAGCCAACCAAGTCCGGGAATTGTTCATAACTCAGCGGGAATTCCTATTGGCCTCATGCAAAAATCGCACCCCTTCAGTCATTGGCACCGGCCCGATCCAGGCGGGTCGAATGAAAGAGGCTCGCGAATATGCCCGCAAGCACGAGGACAGCCCATTCTCGCCACATTTGCATTTCATCTCGGAGACAATTGGGGCCATGGGTTGGGTGGTCATGGGCAACAAGCCATGCGTATTCATCCGGGAAAGCTATGACAACGGCAAGCATCACGTCCGGGCCATCAAGAAAATCATGTCCCGAGAGAGCTCACGAAGCTCCCGACATTCAATTCACGCGGACTGGATTAAGGCTTGGCAAGAGGTGATCTTGGATTTAGAGGCTTTTGTTCGAGAATATCATCCACATGGCCTCGTGTGGGGCAGACCATAGATCTGAGGGAAGAACTACCACCCAAATCCAATCGATATTGATTTAATCCTGGCACTTCTTTCGAAATAGTTTGAATTACATATACATAATGTATATATATTTACAAATCTACCGTGACTCATGGATCGAATTTCATTCCAGAAGCGAGTTTTTTtaacgctcgtacctctgagttaaggcttggacgttacccaaaATGACCCTTCGCTTGCACTTCGGCGAGTGTAGTTTTGTACCAGTTCACGTCCAAGCCTCTAACTCCGAGAGAAGAGCTTTTAAAAACTGACCTCTGGCTGGTGACTTTAATTGTAGATGACCAGTCAGCCTTCAGTTTCATGTTTTGATCGCCTCTTTGAACACCGATTGATAAGGTCCATAAGAACTTTCCAAACACTAAGAATAAGAAACAGGTTTCCAGAGGCAAGGCAATGCTTTCTTTCCATGTCAGTTTGAGAAGTATTCCAAAATGTGCTCATTATTTTAGGATCAATATTGTCGTCTCAAGCATTCAAAGTAAAAGAGTTTAATGCTCGTGACAATTTGGTCGAGAACTCTTTCGAgtacttcaatttcaaattgtatCCATTTGCATTACTTATCAAATTGAATAGTCTTCAAAACTGAGGAATTGAAGTTTGGACTCAGCTGTCAGCAAGATGATGCAAACATTCATCCCGCTAAATATGGTCAGGAATGACTCAACAACCATTCATtctgtttttggtttggttgagATGGACAACCATTTTCTACTAATCTCAGTCCTACGGTGTTGTTTATCTCGTCAATTCTTGAGAGGATGGTGGGACACAAATGGCATCGTTCTGTTGAAGCCTTGATAAGACTATAAGAGCTTGGGACGATCTTGATCCTGAATTGATCGGTACACAAAGCTGGCTTGTTGTTGGAGGTCGGGCAGTAACGGTGGACCCGCTATTAAATTAGTATATGTCAT from Tigriopus californicus strain San Diego chromosome 5, Tcal_SD_v2.1, whole genome shotgun sequence carries:
- the LOC131880358 gene encoding uncharacterized protein LOC131880358 (The sequence of the model RefSeq protein was modified relative to this genomic sequence to represent the inferred CDS: added 184 bases not found in genome assembly), with amino-acid sequence MTYCASNILPVFTSVLYLTGTGGLTLASGSSSSLQLRQERTCSGNDALTILNTIPSCQPRDTIVELPQIKDPDLYQVLPEVIRLSQCTGSCHRGNQYHTCVPTQTRTLERKVMVQRLNSSGHVYSTCAMVNLEEHLACGCGCGISPKNCRSNQYFNSNLCRCDCQDRLEHANCILNDAGQGLKMWDPQNCRCRCAQSFRECSTGYIYDQLNTCRCIPELRPANTVPLVALLVALIGTSTCLLVVFINYRKTKRVLVQFHLDKNRSQQEKDTTATTTATINTTTIGGGGGHFRLSQTGGGGGGGGYHHPKVVNINTKDNASLGHPIQDNITTTT